One part of the Oceanihabitans sp. IOP_32 genome encodes these proteins:
- the argB gene encoding acetylglutamate kinase: protein MQTLKVIKIGGNIIDNEQALDAFIEAFSKIEGPKILVHGGGKLATKLAEQMGVTVKMDAGRRLTDAVTLDIITMVYAGKINKNLIAKLQANKCNAIGFSGADGNTIVSKKRPIKDIDYGFAGDVVRVNTDALEVLLNNKITPVFCAITHDENGQLLNTNADTIASALAIGFAKIYQTELYYCFEKNGVLQDVNDADSVIENINSDNYKTLISDGVIADGMLPKLNNCFHAIENNVYKVCIGKPEMLFNLNNKHTTIQA from the coding sequence ATGCAAACACTAAAAGTTATAAAAATAGGCGGTAATATTATTGATAACGAGCAAGCGTTAGATGCTTTTATTGAAGCGTTCTCTAAAATTGAAGGCCCAAAGATTTTGGTGCATGGAGGCGGCAAATTGGCCACAAAATTAGCCGAGCAAATGGGCGTTACTGTTAAAATGGATGCTGGCAGACGCCTTACCGATGCGGTTACTCTAGATATTATTACCATGGTATATGCGGGTAAAATCAATAAAAACCTAATTGCAAAATTACAAGCCAACAAATGCAACGCGATTGGATTTTCTGGTGCCGATGGAAATACCATTGTATCTAAAAAACGACCAATAAAAGATATTGATTACGGTTTTGCTGGCGATGTAGTAAGGGTAAATACAGATGCATTAGAAGTATTGCTAAACAATAAAATAACGCCTGTTTTTTGTGCGATTACTCACGATGAAAACGGTCAGCTTCTCAACACCAATGCCGATACTATTGCATCGGCATTAGCCATAGGTTTTGCTAAAATTTATCAAACCGAATTGTATTACTGTTTCGAGAAAAACGGCGTGTTGCAAGATGTAAATGATGCGGACTCTGTTATAGAAAATATCAATTCAGACAATTACAAAACACTAATTAGCGATGGCGTAATTGCAGATGGGATGTTGCCAAAGCTTAATAATTGCTTTCACGCTATAGAAAATAACGTGTATAAAGTATGTATTGGAAAACCAGAAATGCTTTTTAATTTAAATAACAAACACACCACAATTCAAGCCTAA
- a CDS encoding M20 family metallo-hydrolase, with amino-acid sequence MDAIKKLTNDAINLLKSLIETQSFSTEEDQTAALIENWLAAKNIDYTRTKNNVWAINKHFDKSKPTLLLNSHHDTVKPNNGYTKNPFKAIEENGKLYGLGSNDAGGCLVSLIATFTYFYNQEHLKYNLVLVASAEEENSGPNGLNSMLSIIPKVDVAIVGEPTLMHLAVAEKGLVVFDAVIKGTPSHAAHPNDDNAIYKAIPVLKWFKDFRFRETSEALGDVKMTVTQINAGVQHNAVPANVKLVIDVRVNDKYSNQEIADLLVANAPCDSIVPRSLRLNSSSIPIDHELVQAGIALGRTTYGSPTLSDQAVLSCPSLKLGPGDSTRSHSADEFIYLNEIEEGVQIYIDLLNKVII; translated from the coding sequence ATGGATGCTATAAAAAAATTAACAAACGACGCTATAAACTTGCTTAAAAGTCTTATTGAAACCCAATCTTTTTCTACAGAAGAAGACCAAACAGCGGCACTTATCGAGAATTGGTTGGCGGCTAAAAATATAGACTATACACGTACTAAAAATAACGTCTGGGCTATTAATAAACATTTTGATAAAAGTAAACCAACACTGCTTTTAAACTCGCATCACGATACGGTAAAACCCAATAACGGTTATACCAAAAACCCGTTTAAAGCCATAGAAGAAAACGGTAAATTATACGGTTTGGGTAGTAATGATGCTGGGGGCTGTTTGGTGTCTTTAATCGCAACTTTCACTTATTTTTATAACCAAGAGCACTTAAAATATAATTTGGTTTTGGTCGCTTCCGCGGAAGAAGAAAACAGTGGTCCAAACGGTCTAAATAGCATGCTATCCATCATTCCGAAAGTAGATGTGGCCATTGTGGGCGAACCCACTTTAATGCATTTAGCTGTTGCCGAAAAAGGTTTGGTGGTTTTTGATGCCGTAATAAAAGGTACGCCAAGTCATGCCGCACACCCCAACGACGATAATGCCATATATAAAGCTATACCCGTTTTAAAATGGTTTAAAGATTTTAGATTTAGAGAAACCTCTGAAGCCTTAGGCGATGTGAAAATGACGGTGACTCAAATTAATGCTGGCGTGCAGCACAATGCCGTTCCTGCCAATGTGAAATTGGTGATTGATGTGCGTGTAAACGATAAATATTCCAATCAAGAGATTGCCGATTTATTAGTGGCAAACGCACCATGCGATAGTATTGTGCCACGAAGTTTGCGTTTAAACTCATCGTCTATTCCCATAGATCACGAGTTGGTGCAAGCGGGCATCGCTTTAGGTAGAACAACTTACGGGTCGCCAACATTATCGGATCAAGCGGTATTAAGCTGTCCGAGTTTGAAATTAGGACCGGGGGATAGCACGCGTTCGCACTCGGCAGATGAATTTATATATTTGAATGAAATTGAAGAAGGTGTGCAAATTTATATTGATTTGTTGAATAAAGTGATTATTTAA
- the argH gene encoding argininosuccinate lyase, with product MKLWDKGFTIDKQIEQFTVGNDREIDIHIAKYDVIASKAHAKMLKKIGIITNKELEDLLSGLKALENQIENGSFVIDAQFEDVHSKIEFELTKQLGEVGKKIHTARSRNDQVLVALHLYFKANLIDIKSKTKTFFDTLLQLANTHKDKLLPGYTHLQVAMPSSFGLWFSAYAELLIDDVYLLNAAIKTVDQNPLGSAAGYGSSFPIDRAFTTQEMGFETLKYNVVAAQMSRGKSERTIAATLGSLANTMSRFAMDVCLYMSQNFGFITFPDELTTGSSIMPHKKNPDVFELIRGKCNKIQALQTEMVLITNNLPSGYHRDFQLLKENTIAAFEELKAILDIFNYAIQQIIVNEIDLNDDKYKYLFTVDNINNLVVDGMSFREAYKEIGGQVQAGTYKPDMSKEHSHIGSIHNLSLEAIRAKFPD from the coding sequence ATGAAACTTTGGGATAAAGGATTTACAATAGACAAACAAATTGAACAATTTACGGTTGGTAACGATAGGGAAATCGATATTCACATAGCAAAATACGATGTTATCGCTTCGAAAGCACATGCTAAAATGCTTAAAAAAATTGGGATTATAACCAATAAGGAATTAGAAGACCTGTTAAGCGGCTTAAAAGCGTTAGAAAATCAAATTGAAAACGGCAGCTTTGTTATTGATGCACAATTTGAAGATGTGCATTCTAAAATAGAATTCGAATTGACTAAACAACTTGGCGAAGTGGGTAAAAAAATCCACACGGCACGTTCAAGAAACGATCAGGTTCTAGTGGCACTCCATTTGTATTTTAAAGCTAATTTAATAGATATAAAATCGAAAACCAAAACGTTTTTCGACACCTTATTGCAATTGGCCAACACACATAAAGATAAATTATTACCAGGCTATACGCATTTACAAGTGGCCATGCCATCCTCGTTTGGTTTGTGGTTTTCGGCCTATGCCGAGTTATTAATTGACGATGTTTATTTATTAAACGCTGCCATAAAAACGGTAGATCAAAACCCCTTAGGCTCTGCAGCGGGTTACGGTAGTTCTTTCCCTATAGATAGAGCCTTCACAACCCAAGAAATGGGTTTTGAAACCTTAAAATACAATGTGGTTGCCGCACAAATGAGTCGCGGTAAAAGCGAGCGCACTATTGCCGCTACTTTAGGAAGTTTAGCCAATACCATGTCGCGTTTTGCTATGGATGTCTGTTTGTATATGAGTCAGAATTTCGGATTTATCACCTTTCCAGACGAGCTAACCACAGGTAGTAGTATCATGCCGCATAAAAAAAATCCAGATGTGTTCGAACTCATTCGAGGCAAGTGCAATAAGATACAAGCCCTACAAACCGAAATGGTTTTAATCACCAATAATTTACCAAGTGGTTACCATAGAGATTTTCAGTTATTAAAAGAAAATACTATAGCTGCTTTTGAAGAGTTAAAAGCCATTTTAGATATATTTAATTACGCCATTCAGCAAATTATTGTAAATGAAATTGATTTAAACGACGATAAATACAAATACCTATTTACCGTAGATAATATTAATAATCTTGTGGTTGATGGTATGAGTTTTAGAGAAGCTTACAAAGAAATTGGCGGCCAAGTGCAAGCCGGAACTTATAAACCGGATATGAGCAAGGAGCATTCCCATATTGGGAGTATTCATAATTTGAGTTTGGAAGCTATAAGAGCGAAGTTTCCGGATTAG
- a CDS encoding helix-turn-helix domain-containing protein: protein MPIENIPEIYIKDNNEIPDLFAYDFKMTHDVVKSKVNLGMNMFSFLQVGKKQVHFANTSIAVNSKQSLLLKKGNWLWTELLDTEIIYYCKLFFFSEKKLIDFLNKYTNNVKPYQEEVPYFVIENDHYIGAYISSLSSNTFVNHKYSDALLVLKFEEIMLYLLNKYGNQFEYYLHSLISKQVSPFKHIVESNVYSNLKLEEIAFLCNMSLSTFKRHFASAYNEPPGKWLQDKRLQKAKELLEGGELKASEIYLDIGYNNLSNFSVAFKNKFGINPSDILH from the coding sequence ATGCCCATAGAAAACATACCAGAAATCTATATTAAGGACAACAATGAAATTCCTGATTTGTTTGCGTACGATTTTAAAATGACCCATGATGTGGTTAAAAGTAAAGTCAATTTAGGTATGAATATGTTTAGTTTTTTACAAGTTGGCAAAAAGCAAGTGCATTTCGCAAACACCTCAATAGCTGTAAACAGTAAACAATCTCTATTATTAAAAAAGGGAAATTGGCTCTGGACAGAGTTATTAGATACCGAAATCATTTATTACTGTAAACTTTTCTTTTTTTCTGAAAAAAAGCTAATCGATTTTTTAAACAAATACACTAATAATGTAAAGCCCTATCAAGAAGAAGTTCCTTATTTCGTAATTGAAAACGATCATTACATTGGAGCTTATATAAGCTCCTTATCGTCTAATACCTTTGTGAACCATAAGTATAGTGATGCTTTATTAGTTTTAAAATTTGAAGAGATTATGCTGTATTTACTCAATAAATACGGTAATCAATTTGAATATTATTTACACTCCTTGATATCTAAACAGGTTTCTCCATTTAAACATATCGTTGAAAGCAACGTATATTCTAATTTAAAGTTAGAAGAAATAGCCTTTTTATGTAATATGAGTCTTTCAACTTTTAAACGTCATTTTGCGTCGGCATACAACGAGCCTCCCGGAAAATGGTTGCAAGACAAGCGTCTTCAAAAAGCCAAGGAGCTGTTGGAAGGAGGTGAATTAAAGGCGTCTGAAATTTATCTAGATATTGGTTATAATAACCTGTCTAATTTTAGTGTCGCTTTTAAGAATAAATTCGGGATTAATCCAAGTGATATTCTCCATTAA